Below is a genomic region from Anoxybacillus flavithermus.
GAGCGCGCGGTCTGCAGAACAAAAACTGTAGAAATTTAACCTCCCCCTACCTCTGTATGGCTCAATGTGTTCTGCGTTCGCTGCTGTCTTATCGCATATGAGGGTGGGGGGTCACGCGTGAAGCCTGTGTGTTATACAAAGGTGCCCCACTCGGTCCCTAACCGAACGCCTCAAGGTCTGGAACAGGGGGCACAGCATTTCCTTTTATCCCCCCTTCACGTGAAAAAGGGAATTCTGTACACACTGAAGGGCAGCGGCGGTCCATAGACGAGCGACTAAAAATTCTTGCCTTGCCCCTCCCTTGCCCCTAAAAAATATTTCATTTTGCAAAAAAAAATCGCGTGAAGGTGCCCGCGCCGGTCCTGGCGAACCAGCCAAAACTTTCGCCCCGTCCTTGGGATCATACTTTGATCACACCCCTTTTCGAAAAGCATCCGCTCTATTGGAAAGAGTTGCCCCCGACCGGTCCCCACTCTCCTGTCATCGTTTCGTTGGGTACGGGGGATTAAGCGAAATAAAAAAAGACCGCACATCCTTGTGCAGTCTTGTTATTGTTCCTTGAGGTATCCAACTGTTATAGCCTTGCTGCCATTGCTCGATAATAAGTGATACATGAGCGCTTTATCATTATCTATCTTCTCAATGGTTACAGGTATATCAAGGCTTTCAAGGTGGGCTCGATCATCTACTCGATCGTCGGTTGCCGCCTGGTCGTGTGCCATTTCTTACGGAAGAACAACAACAAGAAATTAGACAACTTGTGTTAACCACCACACCTGTGGATGCTGGCTGAGGCATCGCTTCATCGTGGAACACGCGCATTTTACAATCTTACATTCAACATACCTATGGCGTTTCGATGTCACGTGAAGGGATTCGTAAGTTGTTGCATCGTCTTCGTTTGTCATGGACACGTCCGACGTATAAGCTCGTCAAAGGAGACGCTAAGCGTCAAGCTGCCTTTCAAAAAGAACTTGAATTTATAAAAAAAAACTAATTACCGAGAATGTCACGCTGTTTTATGTGGATGAGACACATGTTCGTGCTTATCAAGCGCTACGTACGACATGGGCAGAAGTAGGAAATCAAAAACAAGTGCCAAGCTACGGTCACCATGCCCACGTTTCTATTTTTGGCGCCGTCGATGTTCAACAAGGCGATGTGGTTTTCCATCGTGCTTCATCTGCCAATGCCGAAACGTTCCTTGACTTTTTGCGCCGATTGAAAGAGAAATATGCCGATCAATTCCTCGTGCTTGTGTTAGACAATGCGCGTATTCATCATGCCAAGATGGTACAAGCCTTTCTTGATGGCGAGGAAGGTACTGCTTTTCATTTCATCTTTTTGCCGCCGTATTCTCCACAGTTGAACCCGATTGAACGGTTATGGAAGTGGTTGAAAGATGAAGTGATTGCCAATGTTTTTCACAAGGATCAAAATGACATTGCCCAGTCCATTACTCGCTTTGAACAGTACGTTCTACAACACCCGGATGAGGTGTTGCGCCGCATCGGGTGTACTGCGTGAACCAGAGGTTAAAATTTTAAATTGGATGTATATCCATTCCTCCTAGGGCATTTTCGATACCGAAAATGCCCTATTGGTGCTGGATTCTGAAAATCTCGCTGATATTGGGCTGAGTGGATACTTTTAAACAGAGTAAAGTCGATTTTCCAAATCAATATCATAAGAAGCATTTGATCGAATGCGTTCTTGTCCGACAAATCCATATTGGAAATCATCATTTTAAAGTGTATGCATATACATCATGGGTTTAAATTATATATTTTTTAAAATCTTCTTTTTTTATCACATTTAAAATACACGATGTGTTTTCTTTAGCTTCTAAAAAACGAACTACTTCTGGATATTGTTCATTCACTTTTGTAGATACATATGGGATCTTTTCTTGAAATTTTTGGGATCTAATATTCTCTTTTCGAGCACCGGCAAATACTAGATTTAAATTAAGTTCATTAAACGCTAGCGTTAACATTTGATTGAGAGCGTCTTGGATATAACCCTTTCCCCAATATTCCTTTCCTATCCAAAAACCTATGTGACAATGACTTT
It encodes:
- a CDS encoding IS630 family transposase, which encodes MDETHVRAYQALRTTWAEVGNQKQVPSYGHHAHVSIFGAVDVQQGDVVFHRASSANAETFLDFLRRLKEKYADQFLVLVLDNARIHHAKMVQAFLDGEEGTAFHFIFLPPYSPQLNPIERLWKWLKDEVIANVFHKDQNDIAQSITRFEQYVLQHPDEVLRRIGCTA
- a CDS encoding GNAT family N-acetyltransferase; amino-acid sequence: MGKVILVPHKIEYVKELYELSKDPEVHKHLNFDNPSFESTKEFVRYVIKAEEIGNEVSRVILNKEQKVVGVITLMNINYVQSHCHIGFWIGKEYWGKGYIQDALNQMLTLAFNELNLNLVFAGARKENIRSQKFQEKIPYVSTKVNEQYPEVVRFLEAKENTSCILNVIKKEDFKKYII